One Glandiceps talaboti chromosome 20, keGlaTala1.1, whole genome shotgun sequence genomic region harbors:
- the LOC144450604 gene encoding arylsulfatase G-like, with protein sequence MHQNINIVTILFVTVVSLTTFTIILASKNEDTTVTTWKGDTRPNFIVMFADDIGWGDIGVNWNPDNSSNTPNIDALANSGVRFTDFHSGASVCTPSRAALLTSRLGLRTGVVRNFDIRSVGGLPLNETVFAETFKEAGYRTGMIGFDYYFGLPYSNDMGCVDKPGYNLPSCAACPKDTPLQSWDIDYSLCHPLSAIPLYENTKIIEQPTDLFTLSERYANKANEFVMNGSKSDQPFLLYVAFAHMHVPLAYDDKFTNSSKSGVYGDTLRELDDVVGKIVNSVKTAGKEDNTLVWFLGDNGPWAVKCEYAGSQGPFLGAWQHEQGGGGSSAKRSLWEAGHREPAFAYWPGRIPAGHVTDSLLSALDVFPTMASLAGVAMPTNRRYDGMDVTGVLFNKTEIHGRVLFHPNSGSSGIDGNLDGVRLGDYKAIYQTGGDEDCGGNISLPIRHDPPLIFNLASDPAERFPLNPKSEEYKTVHFGVQNALQSIMDDIKSDNTSVADYRLDPSQSGGPCCNPTHVACRCND encoded by the exons ATGCACCAAAATATTAACATAGTTACAATTTTGTTCGTCACCGTTGTTTCTCTTACAACCTTTACTATAATATTGGCCAGTAAGAATGAAGACACAACAGTTACAACGTGGAAAGGGGACACAAGACCGAACTTTATCGTGATGTTTGCTGATGACATCGGATGGGGCGATATAGGGGTCAACTGGAACCCTGATAACTCATCGAATACACCAAATATCGATGCATTGGCCAACAGTGGTGTCAG ATTCACCGATTTTCATTCCGGGGCGTCAGTGTGTACTCCATCCCGTGCAGCACTGCTGACAAGTCGTCTAGGTCTTCGTACAGGGGTTGTTCGTAATTTTGACATCAGATCAGTGGGAGGACTACCACTAAATGAAACTGTCTTCGCTGAGACCTTTAAAGAAGCTGGTTATCGTACGGGTATGATTG GATTTGATTACTACTTTGGCCTGCCGTACAGTAATGATATGGGTTGTGTTGATAAACCAGGCTACAATCTACCATCCTGTGCTGCATGCCCGAAGGACACTCCTTTACAATCCTGGGATATAG ATTATTCGCTCTGCCATCCACTCTCTGCGATTCCGTTGTATGAGAACACGAAAATAATTGAACAACCAACCGACTTGTTTACTTTATCTGAAAGATACGCCAACAAGGCAAATGAATTCGTTATGAATGG TTCGAAATCTGATCAACCATTCCTTCTATATGTCGCCTTTGCTCATATGCATGTCCCCCTCGCATACGACGACAAATTCACCAACTCATCAAAGAGCGGGGTGTATGGTGATACTCTACGGGAACTTGACGATGTTGTTGGTAAAATAGTAAACTCGGTCAAGACGGCTGGGAAGGAAGACAATACTTTGGTTTGGTTCCTAG GGGACAATGGACCGTGGGCGGTGAAGTGTGAGTATGCTGGAAGTCAGGGACCTTTCCTTGGCGCATGGCAACATGAACAAG GTGGTGGAGGGAGTTCAGCAAAACGTTCACTTTGGGAAGCCGGACACCGCGAACCCGCATTCGCATATTGGCCTGGTCGAATCCCAGCAGGCCATGTGACGGATTCTCTGCTCTCTGCATTGGATGTTTTCCCGACTATGGCATCCTTGGCTGGGGTTGCCATGCCAACAAACAGGCGATATGATGGGATGGATGTCACTGGTGTCTTGTTCAATAAAACAGAAATCCATGGCAGG GTTCTCTTTCACCCTAATAGTGGATCTTCAGGTATCGATGGTAACCTTGATGGTGTACGTTTAGGAGATTACAAGGCTATTTATCAAACAG GTGGAGATGAAGACTGTGGAGGTAACATAAGTCTACCAATACGGCATGATCCACCACTTATTTTTAACTTGGCCAGTGACCCGGCAGAAAGGTTCCCGTTAAATCCAAAGAGTGAAGAATACAAGACTGTACATTTTGGTGTACAAAATGCCCTACAGTCCATTATGGATGATATCAAAAGTGACAATACAAGTGTTGCTGACTACAGGTTGGACCCCAGTCAATCAGGAGGACCATGCTGCAACCCAACACACGTAGCATGTCGTTGTAATGATTGA
- the LOC144450605 gene encoding cell division control protein 6 homolog — protein MSSRQTTIQFQCRKTRSQSKAEGKRSTRVKDCSDPATASDVVSSRRKRRQAKEKEENQLPTTPKCSPRKIKCKENISTEDIIVKKCSVRISPVSNVSPVKLPCGMSRIDYDINTTPVKTVKTFSSSGHLPVMILPSPKKKLQYPSPRKVETILSSPSKRLNSPSPTKKHKPLRLQRQEGECYQRVKRALHTSMPDNLLCRETEIKVVTDFLRRHVGKQKPGSLYISGAPGTGKTATLMQIIENNRSEFADIKVIFVNCMSIKNSTAIYNKVISQLSDNATYKSNSKDAVKYLEKKFSSSGPPVLLILDEIDQLDSKNQEILYTMFEWPSLPKSRLVLIGIANALDFTDRILPRLQARPKCKPQLLNFPPYTKDQIVTILQDRLEKTKCDGQQVVDAAAVQFCARKVAAIAGDMRKALDVCRRAVEVVESDVRSQMVLQPSSEASLPPSPRKLTPKRPIPKKVSLVHISNVVSEVYGSRMMSSSKNQEQSFPVQQKLIICTLLLMLKQGKAKEITVGKLHDTYCSICKSRQMGSVDQSEFLSLCTLLETRGIIGLKKGKDTRLTKVYLRLEEKEVEFALQDKVMMSSILSAGLPSKK, from the exons ATGTCTTCGCGGCAAACAACGATACAATTTCAATGTCGCAAGACTCGATCGCAGTCAAAAGCTGAGGGGAAACGATCGACAAGGGTGAAAGACTGCAGCGATCCTGCAACTGCAAGTGACGTGGTGTCAAGTCGACGAAAAAGGCGTCAAGCAAAAG aaaaagaagaaaatcaGCTACCCACAACTCCAAAATGTAGTCCaaggaaaataaaatgtaaagaaaatatATCAACTGAAGACATTATTGTCAAGAAGTGTTCTGTTAGAATATCTCCAGTCAGCAATGTGTCACCAGTAAAGTTACCATGTGGTATGTCTAGGATAGACTATGATATCAATACTACACCTGTAAAAACTGTCAAGACATTTTCTAGTTCTGGTCATTTGCCTGTGATGATACTACCCTCCCCGAAGAAGAAATTACAATATCCGTCGCCAAGGAAAGTGGAAACCATACTGTCATCACCATCCAAGAGATTGAACTCACCCTCACCAACCAAGAAACATAAACCACTACGGTTACAAAGGCAAGAAG GTGAATGTTACCAGCGAGTCAAAAGAGCTTTACATACATCAATGCCTGACAATCTACTCTGTAGAGAGACTGAAATCAAAGTTGTAACAGATTTCCTACGTCGTCATGTCGGAAAACAGAAACCTGGAAGTCTGTACATATCAGGAGCACCAGGAACTGGGAAGACAGCAACATTGATGCAAATTATAGAAAACAACAGG agTGAATTTGCCGATATCAAGGTAATCTTTGTCAACTGTATGTCAATCAAGAATAGTACTGCCATTTACAATAAAGTTATTAGTCAGCTGAGTGACAATGCGACGTACAAATCCAACAGTAAAGACGCTGTCAAGTATTTGGAGAAGAAGTTCTCATCATCAGGACCTCCTGT ACTTCTTATCCTTGATGAGATTGACCAACTAGACAGTAAAAATCAAGAGATTCTGTACACAATGTTTGAATGGCCATCATTACCAAAGTCAAGACTTGTTCTCATAG gAATTGCCAATGCATTGGATTTCACTGATAGAATCCTTCCCAGACTTCAAGCCAGACCAAAGTGTAAACCTCAACTACTTAACTTTCCACCGTATACCAAAGACCAGATTGTGACCATATTGCAAGATAGGCTTGAAAAG acaaaatgtGATGGTCAGCAAGTAGTTGATGCCGCAGCAGTTCAGTTCTGTGCAAGAAAAGTAGCAGCCATTGCAGGGGACATGAGAAAGGCACTGGATGTTTGCAG GAGAGCTGTGGAAGTTGTAGAGTCTGATGTTAGAAGTCAAATGGTTCTGCAACCCTCATCAGAAG CATCCCTACCTCCTAGTCCTAGAAAGTTAACACCTAAAAGACCAATCCCAAAGAAAGTCAGTCTGGTCCACATTTCCAATGTTGTGTCTGAAGTCTATGGCTCTAGGATGATGTCGTCATCTAAAAACCAAGAACAGTCGTTTCCAGTCcaacaaaaattgatcatttgtacTTTATTATTAATGTTAAAACAAGGCAAAGCTAAAGAAATAACTGTAGGAAAG TTACATGATACTTACTGCAGTATTTGTAAATCAAGACAAATGGGATCTGTGGACCAATCAGAATTCTTGTCTCTTTGTACTTTGCTTGAAACAAGAGGTATCATTGGTCTAAAGAAAGGCAAAGACACCAGGCTAACAAAG GTTTACCTGAGGCTAGAAGAAAAGGAAGTGGAATTTGCTCTTCAAGACAAAGTAATGATGTCATCTATTTTATCAGCTGGGCTACCAAGCAAAAAATGA